In one window of Bemisia tabaci chromosome 6, PGI_BMITA_v3 DNA:
- the LOC109033893 gene encoding uncharacterized protein, which produces MEAVAWRTLLCWCLVLWWNLRSAEGADRDMDFHVEHFEESIIELRKLVKCSTLEKGGAQFPRLCPKNRLGRDERFVRVKFDFGHNKVVTFAVDASNLYIVGFAVNHEKAYLFTAESSDDKLPTDFFGRGVKSTKDMGPGNYDDIEKAGGARTGVQLGLESLNTAIYQLAGKPDDLRVRANSLLVVIQMVSEAARFGYVEQRVNNWVSSYPDLKTINLENKWGTISEQIQKADAKTGKLLAPFTIFDEQDNRQQIQTLQDIIDKCGDVRMMLAK; this is translated from the exons ATGGAGGCCGTAGCATGGAGAACTCTGCTGTGTTGGTGTTTGGTGTTGTGGTGGAACCTGAGGAGTGCTGAGGGCGCGGATAGAGACATGGACTTCCACGTCGAGCATTTCGAGGAGAGCATCATAGAACTGCGGAAGCTGGTCAAGTGCAGCACGTTGGAGAAGGGGGGCGCCCAGTTCCCGCGTCTCTGCCCCAAGAACCGTCTCGGTCGCGATGAGCGCTTCGTCCGCGTCAAGTTCGACTTCGGCCACAACAAAGTTGTCACCTTTGCCGTTGACGCCTCTAACCTCTATATAGTCGGATTCGCCGTTAATCACGAAAAG GCGTACCTGTTCACGGCGGAGAGCTCAGACGACAAACTGCCAACAGACTTCTTCGGGCGCGGGGTCAAGTCGACGAAGGACATGGGCCCGGGGAACTACGACGACATCGAAAAAGCGGGCGGCGCCCGGACAGGGGTCCAGCTCGGCCTGGAGAGCCTCAACACGGCCATCTACCAACTGGCCGGGAAGCCGGACGACCTCAGGGTCCGGGCCAACAGCCTCCTCGTGGTCATCCAGATGGTCTCCGAAGCGGCCAGGTTCGGCTACGTCGAGCAGCGAGTCAACAACTGGGTCTCCAGCTACCCGGACCTCAAGACGATCAACCTCGAGAACAAGTGGGGCACCATCTCCGAGCAGATCCAGAAGGCCGACGCCAAGACCGGCAAACTCCTCGCCCCCTTCACCATCTTCGACGAGCAGGACAACCGACAGCAGATTCAGACCCTTCAAGATATCATCGACAAGTGTGGCGATGTGCGGATGATGCTCGCCAAGTGA
- the LOC109033891 gene encoding TBC1 domain family member 13: MTPKAHQARLQEFKELLDAPKIDLKRLKALSFNGVPDEHGHRALCWRLLLNYLPPERAQWDSILERKRKLYQQFIEEMIVSPGEGEMEAQSDHPLCVNPDSQWQTYFRDNEVLLQIDKDVRRLCPDISFFQQASEFPCQSVVYSSGRKRLHRRVQLSVLNSANVERKHLGILKHNLLIKKAQEDYVPLEEGSEAHWEVVERLLFLYAKLNPGQGYVQGMNEIIGPIYYTFACDPSTQWREHAEADCFFVFTNLMGEIRDFFIKSLDEAECGINRLMNKLISQLQHQDHAVYELLRRQELCPQYYSFRWLTLMLSQEFPLPDVLRIWDSLFADEDRFSFLIHVCCAMIMLIRNQLLNNDFPNNVKILQNFPLSDISVVLSKAAELSAKLGNVFR, translated from the exons ATGACTCCAAAAGCGCATCAAGCTAG ATTGCAGGAATTCAAAGAGTTATTGGATGCCCCGAAGATCGATCTCAAAAGACTGAAAGCTCTGTCTTTTAATG GAGTACCAGATGAACATGGGCATAGAGCCTTATGTTGGCGGCTTCTCCTCAACTATTTGCCACCTGAGCGAGCGCAGTGGGATagtattttggaaagaaaacgCAAATTATACCAGCAATTTATCG AGGAGATGATCGTAAGTCCCGGAGAGGGTGAAATGGAGGCTCAAAGCGACCATCCTCTATGTGTGAATCCTGACAGTCAATGGCAAACTTACTTTAGAGATAATGAAGTCCTCTTACAAATTGATAAAGATGTCAG GCGACTTTGTCCagacatttcttttttccaacaAGCCTCCGAGTTTCCTTGCCAGAGTGTGGTGTACAGTTCTGGAAGAAAACGCTTGCATCGCCGTGTTCAATTGTCAGTCCTCAATTCGGCTAATGTTGAGCGCAAACACTTAGGAATCCTCAAG CATAATTTATTGATAAAGAAAGCGCAAGAAGACTATGTACCTTTGGAGGAGGGCTCGGAAGCTCACTGGGAAGTAGTTGAAAGACTCTTATTCCTTTACGCCAAGCTAAACCCAGGCCAGGGCTACGTCCAAGGCATGAATGAAATCATAGGACCAATTTATTACACTTTTGCCTGTGACCCATCTACTCAATGGAGAG AGCATGCAGAGGCTGACTGTTTCTTCGTTTTTACTAACCTCATGGGTGAAATCAGAGATTTTTTCATCAAGAGTCTCGATGAAGCAGAGTGCGGCATCAACCGCTTGATGAACAAATTGATCAGCCAGTTGCAGCATCAAGATCATGCAGTCTATGAACTTCTGCGCCGTCAAGAACTTTGTCCGCAATATTACAGCTTcag GTGGCTTACGCTCATGTTGTCTCAAGAATTTCCTTTGCCTGATGTTTTGAGGATTTGGGACTCCTTATTTGCGGATGAAGACCGATTTTCATTTCTCATCCATGTTTGTTGTGCCATGATAAT GTTAATTAGAAATCAACTACTGAACAATGATTTTCCcaataatgtaaaaattttacag AACTTCCCGCTGTCTGACATCAGCGTTGTTCTATCCAAAGCTGCTGAACTCTCTGCCAAATT ggGAAATGTTTTTCGGTGA